One segment of Cohaesibacter intestini DNA contains the following:
- a CDS encoding tripartite tricarboxylate transporter TctB family protein has translation MSDRIFGAVGLLLAVLFAYSALQIQESFLSDSVGPKAFPLIISAILAISSLSIILKPDSEPDWPNVKRLAEIFAALVVMLAYAELLPVVGFAISTAVASAYLTWRLGSTPIQSVIVGISISASIYVIFHLIFGLSLAKGPLGF, from the coding sequence ATGAGTGATCGTATATTTGGAGCCGTGGGGCTCCTGCTAGCAGTACTCTTTGCCTATTCTGCCTTGCAGATTCAGGAAAGTTTCTTGTCCGACTCGGTTGGCCCAAAGGCCTTTCCGCTGATCATTTCAGCGATTTTGGCGATTTCCAGCCTCTCGATTATCCTCAAACCGGATTCCGAGCCGGACTGGCCAAATGTCAAGCGTCTGGCTGAAATCTTCGCCGCGCTCGTCGTGATGCTTGCCTATGCCGAACTGCTGCCTGTTGTTGGCTTTGCCATTTCGACCGCTGTCGCATCGGCCTACCTGACCTGGCGTCTGGGGTCCACACCGATCCAGTCCGTGATCGTTGGGATTTCGATTTCTGCAAGCATCTATGTCATCTTCCACCTCATCTTTGGCCTGTCGCTGGCCAAGGGTCCACTTGGCTTCTAA
- a CDS encoding Bug family tripartite tricarboxylate transporter substrate binding protein has product MISKIVRTAIAVAGLALVPASVQAFEPESPECIAPANPGGGWDFTCRQVGKSLQDLGLIKSTMQVVNLSGGGGGVAYAEVVNKRGDDNDLIIAASSATATRLAQGAYPGNTMDQVRWVGAIGADYGVIAVSSKSDIKTLPELLEKMKANPASIAVAGGSAVGGWDHLKVLIAANAAGIEDVRKVKYIAFAGGGEAVTQLLAGSVQAFSGDISEAKGFVDSGDIRVIAVLSPERLDGDYAAFPTAKEQGVDAIGANWRGFYAPKDMSDEAYEAWVAKIDELYASDAWKAVMKNNGLAPLDLQGAEFEKFVSESVATIQKISRDIGIIR; this is encoded by the coding sequence ATGATCTCGAAAATCGTTCGCACAGCGATTGCTGTCGCGGGTCTGGCCCTTGTTCCAGCCTCTGTTCAAGCGTTCGAACCTGAAAGCCCGGAATGCATCGCGCCAGCCAACCCAGGTGGTGGTTGGGATTTCACTTGCCGTCAGGTGGGCAAGTCGCTTCAGGATCTTGGCCTGATCAAATCGACCATGCAGGTTGTCAACCTCTCCGGTGGCGGTGGCGGCGTGGCTTACGCTGAAGTCGTCAACAAGCGCGGTGATGACAATGATCTTATCATTGCAGCCTCGTCTGCAACGGCAACCCGTCTGGCTCAGGGTGCCTATCCAGGCAACACCATGGATCAGGTTCGCTGGGTTGGTGCGATCGGCGCTGATTATGGCGTGATTGCCGTGTCTTCAAAAAGTGACATCAAGACCCTGCCTGAGCTGCTCGAAAAAATGAAAGCCAATCCGGCTTCCATCGCTGTCGCCGGCGGCTCCGCCGTGGGTGGTTGGGACCATCTCAAGGTCCTGATTGCAGCCAATGCGGCTGGCATTGAAGATGTTCGCAAAGTGAAATACATCGCCTTTGCTGGTGGTGGTGAAGCGGTTACCCAGCTGCTGGCTGGCTCCGTACAGGCTTTCTCCGGTGACATCTCCGAAGCCAAGGGCTTTGTTGATTCCGGCGATATTCGCGTGATTGCCGTTCTGTCCCCAGAGCGTCTTGATGGCGACTATGCTGCCTTCCCAACCGCCAAGGAACAGGGCGTTGATGCGATTGGTGCCAACTGGCGCGGTTTCTATGCTCCAAAAGACATGAGCGACGAAGCGTATGAAGCTTGGGTTGCCAAAATTGACGAACTCTATGCGTCTGACGCATGGAAAGCCGTCATGAAAAACAATGGCCTGGCGCCATTGGATCTGCAGGGTGCCGAATTCGAGAAATTCGTTAGCGAATCTGTCGCCACCATTCAGAAAATCTCCCGGGACATTGGCATTATCCGCTAA
- the citC gene encoding [citrate (pro-3S)-lyase] ligase: MSDGLDFYTVEPAADPEARREIVAFLAACDLDFEEQIEAMVLCRENDQLVACAGLDKGIIKDVAISPALRGTSLSLRLVSEIIYLAHSRQYKTLFVYTEPHNADFFVGCGFYPLVEVPGQTTLMENSPVGMKSYCQELAKKRVEGDIIGCVVANANPFTRGHLYLIEQAAKASDWLHLFIVSEDASLFSYEDRLALARQNVGHIPNLTLHEGSKYMVSRATFPAYFFKDKGMVGKCRTAVDLLLFRRYIAPALGITHRFVGTEPFCDTTRKYNEDMKHWLQDPLRKAEPVHVVEMERTRLDDIAISASEVRRLLNQNHMERIQSLVPPATYDLIVSKYVAKVQQQA, from the coding sequence GTGAGTGACGGATTGGATTTTTACACGGTGGAGCCTGCCGCCGATCCTGAAGCACGCAGGGAGATTGTGGCCTTCCTCGCCGCCTGCGACCTCGACTTCGAAGAGCAGATCGAAGCCATGGTGCTGTGCCGCGAGAATGACCAGCTCGTCGCCTGCGCTGGCCTTGATAAAGGCATCATCAAGGATGTGGCCATCAGTCCGGCCCTGCGCGGCACATCGCTGAGCCTGCGTCTGGTCAGCGAAATCATCTACCTTGCCCATAGTCGTCAGTACAAGACCCTGTTTGTCTATACCGAGCCGCATAATGCGGATTTCTTCGTTGGGTGCGGTTTTTATCCGCTGGTCGAGGTGCCGGGGCAGACAACCTTGATGGAGAATTCTCCAGTAGGAATGAAATCCTATTGTCAGGAACTGGCTAAAAAACGGGTTGAGGGTGACATCATCGGTTGCGTGGTCGCCAACGCCAATCCCTTTACCCGTGGTCACCTCTATCTGATCGAACAGGCAGCCAAGGCCAGCGACTGGCTGCATTTGTTCATCGTGTCCGAAGATGCTTCCCTGTTCAGCTACGAAGACCGTCTGGCGCTGGCGCGACAGAATGTTGGCCATATCCCGAACCTCACCCTGCATGAGGGCTCCAAATATATGGTCTCGCGCGCCACCTTCCCGGCCTATTTCTTCAAGGACAAGGGTATGGTTGGCAAGTGCCGTACGGCCGTTGATCTGTTGCTGTTCCGCAGATATATCGCACCGGCACTTGGTATTACCCATCGCTTTGTCGGGACCGAGCCTTTCTGTGACACCACCCGCAAATATAATGAAGACATGAAACACTGGCTGCAAGACCCTCTGCGCAAGGCGGAGCCGGTGCATGTCGTTGAAATGGAACGCACGCGCCTCGATGATATCGCCATTTCGGCGTCCGAAGTGCGGCGTCTGCTCAATCAGAATCATATGGAGCGCATTCAAAGCCTTGTCCCCCCTGCGACCTACGATCTGATCGTCAGCAAATATGTCGCCAAGGTGCAGCAACAAGCCTAA
- the citD gene encoding citrate lyase acyl carrier protein yields MKIVQEALAGTLESSDLFVRVSPIDGPLEVIVQSEVEHQFGDQIRKVIGEVLEKLGVTSGATLIVEDKGALDCVIQARVEAAIMRAAGSPKVEWEALS; encoded by the coding sequence ATGAAGATCGTACAGGAGGCGTTGGCGGGAACACTCGAATCGAGCGATCTCTTCGTCAGGGTCTCGCCTATAGACGGCCCGTTGGAAGTGATCGTCCAGAGTGAAGTCGAACATCAGTTCGGCGATCAGATCCGCAAGGTCATCGGCGAGGTGCTGGAAAAACTTGGTGTCACGTCCGGGGCCACCTTGATCGTTGAAGACAAGGGCGCGCTGGATTGCGTCATCCAAGCCCGGGTTGAGGCCGCGATCATGCGGGCCGCTGGAAGCCCGAAGGTTGAATGGGAGGCTTTGTCATGA
- the citE gene encoding citrate (pro-3S)-lyase subunit beta, whose translation MTLRRSMLFIPGSNAAMLSTAFVFKPDAVMFDLEDAVSLREKDAGRLLVYHTLKSDLYRNIERVVRINPLSTPFGHDDLQAAIRGGADVIRLPKTETADDVVELERAVEAIEKDCGRAIGSTKLMAAIESASGVVNAVAIAYSSPRMMGIAVAGFDYVTDMQTERGDGTELFYARCAVLHAARAAKIDAFDVVFPDLNDEEGFLKEVDVIKRLGFNGKSLINPRQIELLHNAYAPTQEDVDYANRVIAAAAKAEEQGLGVIALNGKMIDAPIVDNAKRVLSRAAASGVRR comes from the coding sequence ATGACGTTGCGCCGTTCCATGCTGTTCATTCCCGGCTCCAATGCGGCGATGCTGTCGACCGCCTTTGTGTTCAAGCCGGATGCTGTGATGTTCGACCTTGAGGATGCGGTCTCTCTGCGCGAGAAGGATGCCGGTCGTCTGCTGGTCTATCACACACTGAAATCGGATCTTTATCGCAATATCGAGCGTGTTGTGCGCATCAATCCGCTTTCCACCCCCTTTGGCCATGACGATTTGCAGGCAGCGATCCGGGGCGGGGCCGATGTGATCCGTCTGCCAAAAACGGAAACGGCCGATGACGTGGTCGAGTTGGAAAGGGCAGTTGAGGCCATTGAGAAGGATTGTGGACGCGCGATTGGTTCGACCAAACTGATGGCCGCGATCGAAAGCGCCTCCGGCGTGGTCAATGCGGTTGCCATTGCCTATTCGTCGCCTCGCATGATGGGGATCGCCGTGGCCGGTTTCGACTATGTCACCGACATGCAGACCGAACGCGGGGACGGCACCGAGCTATTCTATGCCCGCTGTGCCGTGTTGCATGCGGCGCGTGCTGCCAAGATCGATGCCTTTGATGTGGTCTTCCCGGATCTCAATGATGAAGAGGGATTCCTCAAGGAAGTCGACGTCATCAAACGGCTTGGCTTTAACGGCAAGTCTCTGATCAATCCGCGCCAGATCGAATTGCTGCACAATGCCTATGCACCGACACAGGAAGATGTGGACTATGCCAACCGCGTCATCGCGGCCGCAGCCAAAGCGGAAGAACAGGGGCTCGGGGTCATTGCGCTGAATGGCAAGATGATCGATGCGCCCATTGTGGACAATGCCAAGCGGGTGCTGAGCCGCGCCGCAGCTTCGGGGGTGAGACGGTAA
- the citF gene encoding citrate lyase subunit alpha produces the protein MDKKQLEILRASVPANSVYAGAVEEYAGFAAKIPYLADPEEKVGRKVVESIQEAVRRSGLKDGMTISFHHAFREGDKILNLVVGILAEMGFKDLTLAPSSLVTAHFPLIEHIENGVIRKIYTSGMRGKLADAISHGLMDEPITIHSHGGRVGLIQKGEIEIDVAFIGVSACDPYGNANGTSGRSWCGSLGYAMVDASYAKNVVMLTEEIVPYPNAPASIRQDQVDWIVEVEEVGDPAKISVGAARATTNPRELLIARWCADVMEHGGYFEDGFSMQTGTGGSSTATARFLEARMRAKDIKAAWALGGQTGGMVDLHNKGLIGTLLDTQCFDSVAARSLGTSPSHVEISAHFYANPFAKGATVDNLDMVILSALEIDLDFNVNVLTGSDGVMRGASGGHCDTAAGAKLSIVAAPLIRSRIPTVVKTVTTRVTPGETVGVLVTDHGIAVNPNRPDVEERLKAANLPVFTIEELHNRAISITGEPKPIEFLDKIVGVVRYRDGTILDTVRQVAS, from the coding sequence ATGGACAAGAAACAACTCGAAATCCTGCGGGCTTCCGTTCCGGCCAACAGTGTCTATGCGGGCGCGGTTGAAGAATATGCTGGCTTTGCTGCCAAGATCCCCTATCTGGCGGACCCGGAAGAAAAAGTCGGTCGCAAGGTCGTTGAAAGCATTCAGGAAGCGGTGCGCCGCTCTGGCCTGAAGGATGGCATGACCATTTCCTTCCATCACGCTTTCCGTGAAGGGGACAAGATCCTCAATCTGGTGGTTGGCATTCTGGCCGAGATGGGCTTCAAGGACCTGACCCTTGCGCCCTCTTCGCTGGTCACGGCCCATTTCCCGCTGATCGAGCATATTGAAAATGGGGTGATCCGGAAAATCTATACTTCCGGCATGCGCGGCAAGCTGGCCGATGCTATCTCCCATGGCCTGATGGATGAACCGATCACCATCCACTCCCATGGCGGGCGAGTGGGCCTTATCCAGAAGGGTGAGATCGAGATTGATGTGGCCTTCATCGGTGTGTCGGCCTGCGACCCATATGGCAATGCCAATGGCACGTCTGGCCGGTCCTGGTGCGGCTCGCTCGGCTATGCGATGGTTGATGCCTCCTATGCCAAGAATGTGGTGATGCTGACCGAGGAAATCGTCCCCTACCCGAATGCGCCAGCCAGCATCCGTCAGGATCAGGTCGACTGGATCGTCGAAGTGGAAGAAGTGGGCGACCCGGCGAAGATCAGCGTCGGGGCGGCGCGCGCGACGACCAACCCACGCGAATTGCTGATTGCCCGCTGGTGTGCCGACGTGATGGAGCATGGTGGCTACTTCGAAGATGGTTTCTCGATGCAGACCGGCACTGGTGGTTCCTCCACCGCCACGGCCCGCTTCCTCGAGGCCCGGATGCGGGCCAAGGATATCAAGGCGGCTTGGGCCTTGGGCGGGCAGACCGGCGGCATGGTGGATCTGCATAACAAGGGGCTGATCGGCACCTTGCTCGATACCCAATGCTTCGATTCGGTTGCGGCCCGCTCGCTGGGCACCTCGCCCAGCCATGTGGAAATTTCCGCCCATTTCTATGCCAACCCGTTTGCCAAGGGAGCGACGGTCGACAATCTCGACATGGTGATCCTGTCGGCACTCGAGATCGATCTTGATTTCAACGTCAATGTGCTGACCGGTTCGGACGGGGTGATGCGTGGGGCCTCTGGTGGCCATTGTGACACTGCAGCCGGGGCGAAATTGTCGATTGTGGCCGCGCCTCTGATCCGCTCGCGCATTCCCACCGTGGTGAAGACTGTCACAACGCGGGTGACGCCGGGCGAGACTGTCGGCGTGCTGGTCACCGACCATGGCATCGCGGTCAATCCCAACCGACCTGACGTGGAAGAACGCCTGAAAGCCGCCAATCTGCCAGTCTTTACCATCGAAGAGCTGCATAATCGGGCGATTTCGATCACCGGAGAACCTAAGCCGATCGAGTTTCTCGACAAGATTGTCGGCGTGGTTCGCTATCGTGATGGCACCATTCTGGACACTGTTCGACAGGTTGCCTCATGA
- the citG gene encoding triphosphoribosyl-dephospho-CoA synthase CitG → MTKERLPTSSLHRSGGVSLLQQSISAPAPRCDGPEAAFAAHLGQIAHQALLVEAKLTPKPGLVDAANDGAHRDMSLATFQASAQALRPYLNAFVLAGINAGNEPATEALAPLRALGLDAEWAMLAATRHVNTHKGAIFAFGLLLGAAGRLWAKGQSLTIDRLCSEAGCFVSGLVRSELKERVKTANSAGEYIYHRYGLTGARGEAESGFVSARQWALPAYQRAIEAGFDPQSALLSALVALMANNDDTNLVARGGIEGLNFVKDEARHLTPLALCGPVAFKAQLQVMDERLTARNLSPGGSADLLAVTWFLLQLTSSTDNGY, encoded by the coding sequence ATGACCAAGGAACGCCTCCCGACCTCCTCCTTGCATCGGTCTGGAGGCGTTTCGCTTCTTCAGCAGTCCATTTCGGCTCCGGCTCCTCGATGTGACGGACCGGAGGCTGCATTTGCTGCACACCTGGGCCAGATTGCCCATCAGGCCTTGCTGGTCGAGGCCAAACTGACCCCGAAGCCGGGGCTGGTCGATGCGGCCAATGATGGCGCACATCGCGACATGTCCCTTGCCACTTTTCAGGCAAGTGCTCAGGCTCTTCGTCCCTACCTCAACGCCTTTGTTCTGGCGGGTATCAACGCTGGCAACGAACCGGCTACCGAGGCGCTTGCTCCCTTGCGGGCGCTGGGGCTTGATGCCGAATGGGCCATGCTGGCAGCGACGAGGCATGTCAACACCCACAAGGGTGCGATCTTTGCCTTTGGCCTGCTGCTTGGCGCAGCCGGACGCCTGTGGGCCAAGGGGCAGAGCCTCACCATTGATAGGCTTTGCTCAGAGGCCGGATGCTTTGTTTCCGGGCTGGTCAGAAGCGAGCTGAAAGAGCGGGTGAAGACCGCCAATAGCGCCGGGGAATATATCTATCACCGCTACGGCCTGACAGGGGCACGGGGGGAGGCCGAAAGTGGTTTTGTCTCGGCTCGACAATGGGCCCTGCCGGCCTATCAGCGGGCAATTGAGGCCGGGTTTGACCCGCAAAGTGCGCTTCTGTCGGCTTTGGTGGCGCTGATGGCAAACAATGACGATACCAATCTGGTGGCACGTGGCGGCATTGAAGGGCTCAATTTTGTCAAGGACGAAGCCCGTCACCTGACACCGCTGGCACTCTGCGGTCCCGTTGCCTTCAAGGCGCAGTTGCAGGTCATGGATGAACGGCTAACCGCCCGCAACCTCAGCCCCGGCGGGTCTGCAGATTTGTTGGCAGTGACGTGGTTTCTGTTGCAACTGACATCATCCACGGACAATGGTTACTGA
- the citX gene encoding citrate lyase holo-[acyl-carrier protein] synthase, which translates to MTGTKRDGIAIDLQALLASRDARAARRASCLAKRRQPTITLTLVMPGPVKDSPLIRTIAEVARHETLAMLARRGWGYDIHFNTDLPTGPESLYQVDGDAALLKRALVALEDNHPLGRLWDLDVHDADGQALSRSSVGDPPRRCLVCDADARACGRSRTHALDELWSKIETLYDQWLGQANPD; encoded by the coding sequence GTGACAGGGACTAAACGGGACGGAATCGCAATCGACTTGCAGGCCCTGCTTGCCTCACGGGATGCGCGCGCCGCGCGGCGGGCCTCATGCCTTGCCAAACGCCGGCAACCCACCATTACCCTCACTCTTGTCATGCCCGGTCCGGTGAAAGACAGCCCCTTGATCCGCACCATCGCCGAAGTGGCCCGCCACGAAACCCTTGCCATGCTGGCCCGGCGCGGGTGGGGATATGACATCCATTTCAACACCGATTTGCCAACCGGCCCGGAAAGCCTTTATCAGGTGGACGGCGACGCGGCTCTCCTCAAGCGGGCGCTGGTGGCTCTGGAAGACAATCACCCACTCGGGCGGCTCTGGGATCTTGACGTGCATGATGCGGATGGACAGGCCCTGTCACGCAGCAGCGTCGGTGACCCTCCACGCCGCTGTCTGGTATGCGACGCCGATGCCCGGGCATGCGGTCGATCCCGCACACATGCCCTCGACGAACTCTGGTCCAAGATAGAGACGCTTTATGATCAATGGCTTGGTCAAGCTAACCCGGATTGA
- a CDS encoding RBBP9/YdeN family alpha/beta hydrolase, with product MVRQLTHPDILEALDAHAEEFDFLLVPGFKNSGPEHWQSFWERDVGVFNRISQRRWDQRDIELWIDAISRSLSDCNHPAILIGHSLGALASACVIAQKNPDVVGAMFVAPAEPLRFEAEDRIPMERLCVPTSLVASHNDNLLRFSRARHFADAWGSDFVDLGEAGHINSEAGFGRWPYGLTILVELCDRIKLEQESLVSAV from the coding sequence GTGGTCAGGCAACTCACACATCCGGATATTCTCGAAGCACTCGATGCCCATGCTGAGGAGTTTGATTTCCTTTTGGTGCCGGGTTTCAAGAATAGCGGGCCTGAGCACTGGCAAAGCTTCTGGGAACGGGATGTGGGGGTCTTCAACCGCATATCCCAGCGCCGATGGGATCAGCGCGACATCGAGTTATGGATCGACGCCATCAGCCGATCACTGTCCGACTGCAATCATCCAGCCATTCTGATCGGCCATTCCCTCGGAGCACTTGCCTCTGCCTGTGTCATTGCCCAGAAAAACCCTGATGTGGTCGGTGCGATGTTTGTCGCGCCCGCCGAACCTCTGCGCTTTGAAGCCGAAGACCGGATTCCGATGGAACGACTGTGTGTGCCAACCTCTCTTGTTGCCAGCCACAACGACAATCTGCTCCGTTTTTCGCGCGCGCGCCACTTCGCAGACGCCTGGGGATCCGACTTTGTCGATCTGGGAGAGGCGGGCCATATCAATTCGGAAGCCGGATTTGGCCGCTGGCCCTATGGCCTGACAATTCTCGTCGAGTTGTGCGACCGCATCAAGCTCGAACAGGAAAGCCTCGTCAGCGCCGTGTGA
- a CDS encoding SDR family oxidoreductase — translation MKLFIFGYGFSAKAIARDLKDQCDWIAGTSRSLEKCAVIEADGLRAFQFDGENASPAISEALKEATHILLSIAPDADGDPVMRCHGDELRANQQLEWLGYLSTVGVYGNHYGAWVSEESECRPVSKRSVQRVAAEQAWQTFAKQIDKPLGIYRLAGIYGPGRNQMIKLAAGTCRAIDKPGQVFNRIHVDDIALAVSKAALIAQSGIVNVCDDQPAPPQEVIAFCAELMGLEPLTQIPFDEAEMTPMARSFYGENKRCDNKKLHALIGGDMRYPTYRDAFNHMWNVDIWHGKKA, via the coding sequence ATGAAACTCTTCATTTTCGGATATGGCTTCAGCGCAAAGGCCATCGCACGGGACCTGAAAGACCAATGTGACTGGATTGCCGGGACCTCTCGTTCGCTGGAAAAATGCGCTGTGATCGAGGCCGACGGTTTGCGCGCCTTTCAGTTCGATGGCGAGAATGCCAGTCCAGCCATTTCAGAAGCCCTCAAAGAAGCCACCCATATCCTGCTTTCCATCGCGCCCGACGCAGACGGAGACCCGGTGATGCGCTGCCATGGAGATGAACTTCGTGCCAATCAACAGCTGGAGTGGCTGGGCTATCTTTCCACCGTTGGCGTCTATGGCAACCATTATGGAGCCTGGGTGAGCGAGGAAAGCGAATGCCGTCCCGTTTCCAAACGCTCCGTCCAGCGCGTCGCTGCGGAACAGGCCTGGCAGACCTTTGCCAAACAGATCGACAAGCCCCTTGGCATTTATCGGCTGGCAGGCATCTATGGTCCGGGCCGCAACCAGATGATCAAGCTTGCCGCAGGCACCTGTCGCGCCATCGACAAGCCCGGTCAGGTCTTCAACCGCATCCATGTCGATGACATCGCACTTGCTGTCTCCAAGGCCGCTCTGATCGCTCAGAGCGGCATCGTCAATGTTTGCGATGACCAACCCGCCCCACCGCAAGAGGTCATCGCCTTTTGCGCCGAACTGATGGGTCTGGAACCACTCACGCAGATCCCGTTCGATGAGGCAGAGATGACCCCGATGGCCCGATCCTTCTATGGTGAGAACAAGCGCTGCGATAACAAAAAACTGCATGCCCTGATCGGAGGCGATATGCGCTATCCCACCTATCGAGACGCCTTTAACCATATGTGGAACGTGGATATCTGGCACGGCAAAAAGGCTTGA